In a single window of the Orbaceae bacterium lpD04 genome:
- the nfsB gene encoding oxygen-insensitive NAD(P)H nitroreductase, whose translation MNIVDISNKRYTTKHYDKSKKISAEHIEQLLTVLKNSPSSVNSQPWHFFIADNEAAKAKILPAILDFNHPRVADSSHSIVFCVKAPIDEAHLQNLLKQEDKDGRFPSADLKEGQDKGRRFFVEQNSKTAESQLCWESKQLYIALGQLLFAAAAIGIDSTAIEGYDALKMDEILGLKEKGLKSVVVVSLGYRDVNDGNAHRPKSRLPNEQIFTVL comes from the coding sequence ATGAATATTGTTGATATTTCAAATAAACGCTATACCACCAAACATTATGATAAAAGTAAAAAAATCTCGGCTGAGCATATTGAGCAGCTGTTAACCGTGCTAAAAAATAGCCCTTCTTCAGTAAACTCGCAGCCATGGCACTTTTTTATTGCCGATAATGAAGCGGCTAAAGCAAAAATTTTACCGGCTATCCTTGATTTTAACCATCCAAGAGTTGCTGACTCATCACATTCGATCGTATTTTGTGTTAAAGCACCAATAGATGAAGCACATTTACAAAATTTATTAAAGCAAGAAGATAAAGACGGCCGCTTTCCTAGCGCTGACCTTAAAGAGGGTCAAGACAAAGGTCGTCGTTTTTTTGTTGAGCAAAATAGCAAAACAGCAGAAAGTCAGCTTTGCTGGGAAAGTAAACAACTTTACATTGCCTTAGGCCAGCTACTATTTGCCGCAGCGGCAATTGGAATTGACTCAACCGCGATTGAAGGATATGACGCTCTCAAGATGGACGAGATTTTAGGTTTAAAAGAAAAAGGACTTAAAAGCGTGGTCGTCGTCTCTCTTGGCTACCGTGATGTCAATGATGGTAATGCACATAGGCCAAAATCGCGTTTACCCAATGAGCAAATTTTTACTGTTCTATAA
- the yejF gene encoding microcin C ABC transporter ATP-binding protein YejF, translated as MSTPLLSVNDLSIVFKQSQGFSQAVEHISFDINEMETLALVGESGSGKSVTALSILGLLSPSQVQYPSGEIWFDNQDLLKADEKSLRQIRGNQISMIFQEPMVSLNPLHTIEKQLYEVLSLHRGMRQHQARSEIIEYLTRVGIKDAKQRLNSYPHQLSGGERQRVMIAMAILTQPKLLIADEPTTALDVSVQAQIITLLKELKNELKMSMLFITHNLSIVKKVADKVAVMNQGQIVELNSRQRIFLRPEHGYTQLLLNSEPQGEPVPLPDEPGILLNVNHLNVNVISQKKLFRNKKRAIVNEVGFAIHQGEAVGLVGESGSGKSTTALAILRLIKAQGDIVFNGQQLIKLSQKKLLPFRSKIQVVFQDPFSSLNPRFNVEQIISEGLVTHKKLSRSEVVQRVIEIMQEVGLDPDSRHRYPLEFSGGQRQRIAIARALILQPELLILDEPTSSLDRTVQLQIITLLKSLQQKHQLSYLFISHDLSVIHSLCHQVVVMKEGQIIEQGKRDTIFNQPQQDYTKMLLSFLDRPIKVKPKLNPNFNPNMAVPKRKKEPNKESWSDALLMRRD; from the coding sequence ATGAGTACACCTTTATTATCAGTTAATGATTTAAGTATCGTCTTTAAGCAATCGCAAGGCTTTAGTCAAGCTGTTGAACATATTAGTTTTGATATTAACGAAATGGAAACACTTGCATTAGTGGGGGAATCTGGAAGTGGTAAATCAGTTACCGCCTTGTCAATTCTAGGTTTACTTTCACCATCGCAAGTGCAATACCCAAGTGGTGAAATATGGTTTGATAACCAAGATTTACTTAAAGCCGATGAAAAATCATTAAGGCAGATTCGTGGTAATCAAATTAGTATGATCTTTCAAGAGCCGATGGTATCGCTTAACCCTTTGCATACGATTGAAAAACAGCTTTATGAAGTATTGTCTTTACATCGAGGCATGCGTCAACATCAAGCCCGATCTGAAATTATTGAATATTTAACAAGGGTTGGCATTAAAGATGCCAAGCAGCGATTAAATAGTTATCCTCATCAATTATCAGGCGGTGAACGACAACGCGTGATGATTGCGATGGCTATTTTGACACAGCCTAAACTATTGATTGCCGATGAACCAACAACCGCACTCGATGTTTCTGTGCAGGCACAAATTATTACGCTGCTTAAAGAGCTAAAAAATGAATTAAAGATGAGTATGTTATTTATTACGCATAATCTCAGCATTGTAAAAAAAGTTGCGGATAAAGTTGCAGTGATGAATCAAGGGCAAATTGTTGAATTAAATAGTCGTCAGCGGATCTTTTTACGCCCAGAGCATGGCTATACACAATTATTGCTTAATTCTGAGCCTCAAGGCGAACCCGTGCCATTACCTGATGAGCCCGGTATTTTACTTAATGTAAATCATCTCAATGTTAATGTTATTAGCCAAAAGAAACTGTTTAGAAATAAAAAAAGAGCGATTGTCAACGAGGTTGGTTTTGCTATTCATCAAGGTGAAGCAGTTGGCTTGGTTGGTGAATCTGGATCAGGTAAGAGTACGACTGCACTGGCCATTTTACGGTTGATTAAAGCGCAAGGCGATATTGTATTTAATGGTCAGCAATTAATTAAGCTTAGCCAAAAGAAACTATTGCCGTTTCGTAGCAAAATCCAAGTGGTATTTCAAGATCCTTTCTCATCGCTTAACCCTCGTTTCAATGTTGAACAAATTATTAGTGAAGGATTAGTTACCCATAAAAAGTTGTCTCGATCTGAGGTTGTGCAGCGCGTGATTGAAATTATGCAAGAAGTGGGGCTTGATCCTGACAGCCGGCATCGTTATCCGTTAGAGTTTTCTGGCGGGCAAAGGCAGCGTATTGCTATTGCTCGGGCGCTGATTTTACAGCCAGAATTATTAATTTTAGATGAACCAACATCATCACTCGATCGCACGGTGCAACTGCAAATTATTACGCTATTAAAATCATTACAACAAAAACATCAATTAAGTTACTTATTTATTAGTCACGATTTATCGGTGATCCACTCATTATGTCATCAAGTTGTGGTTATGAAAGAAGGGCAAATTATTGAGCAAGGTAAACGCGATACTATCTTTAATCAGCCACAGCAAGATTATACCAAAATGCTATTGTCATTTTTAGATCGGCCAATAAAAGTAAAACCAAAGCTTAATCCAAATTTTAACCCTAATATGGCAGTACCTAAACGTAAAAAAGAGCCAAATAAAGAGAGTTGGAGCGATGCACTATTAATGAGGCGCGATTAA
- a CDS encoding microcin C ABC transporter permease — protein MTITIINQAAKPLSINQLRIKRFKQNRRGYISLWIFIVCFVFSLFAEVIINNKPIMIQYHGELYFPIIKNYPETDFGGEFNTTTNYLDPMINRKIRQDGFIIWPPFRYSYNTLIYNTASTFPTPPSSEHWLGTTDAGFDVLANIVYGFRISMFFAILLTLITSIIGIFIGALQGYYGGNVDLFGQRFIEIWSGLPVLFVIILLSSIMPLNFWWLLAITVIFGWMGLVSVVRAEFLRTRNFDYVRAARALGVSDSKIMFKHILPNAMVATLTFLPFILCGSITTLTSLDFLGFGLPLDAPSLGRLLLQGKNNLQAPWLGITAFIVIATLLSLLIFIGEAVRDAFDPNKGGLR, from the coding sequence ATGACGATAACAATAATAAATCAGGCCGCTAAGCCATTATCCATCAATCAACTACGCATCAAGCGCTTTAAACAAAATAGACGAGGCTATATCTCGTTATGGATCTTTATTGTCTGTTTTGTATTTAGTTTATTTGCTGAGGTGATTATTAATAATAAACCAATTATGATTCAATACCATGGTGAGCTTTATTTTCCAATTATTAAGAATTATCCAGAAACGGATTTTGGCGGTGAGTTTAATACCACCACCAATTATTTAGATCCGATGATTAATCGAAAAATACGCCAAGATGGTTTTATTATTTGGCCGCCATTTCGTTATAGTTATAATACACTTATTTATAATACTGCAAGCACGTTCCCAACGCCGCCATCATCTGAGCATTGGCTTGGTACCACCGATGCTGGTTTTGATGTCCTTGCCAATATTGTTTATGGTTTTCGAATTTCGATGTTTTTTGCTATTTTGTTAACGCTAATCACTTCTATTATCGGTATTTTTATTGGTGCACTGCAAGGCTATTACGGCGGTAACGTTGATTTATTCGGTCAGCGCTTTATTGAAATTTGGAGTGGATTGCCCGTTTTATTTGTTATCATTTTATTATCGAGCATTATGCCACTTAATTTTTGGTGGCTGCTTGCCATTACCGTTATATTCGGTTGGATGGGGTTAGTTAGTGTTGTTAGAGCAGAATTTTTACGAACTCGTAATTTTGATTATGTTCGCGCAGCGAGAGCATTAGGCGTTAGTGACAGTAAAATTATGTTTAAACATATACTGCCTAATGCGATGGTGGCAACATTGACCTTTTTACCATTTATTCTTTGTGGGTCAATTACCACACTAACGTCACTCGATTTTTTAGGCTTTGGTTTGCCACTCGATGCGCCGTCGCTAGGACGCCTTTTGCTGCAAGGTAAAAATAATCTCCAAGCACCTTGGCTTGGCATTACGGCATTTATCGTTATTGCAACGCTACTATCGTTATTGATCTTTATTGGTGAAGCCGTTCGAGATGCCTTTGATCCAAATAAAGGGGGATTAAGATGA